Part of the Halomarina litorea genome is shown below.
GGGGCGTACGGCGTCATCACGCCCCCGAAATCCACGCGGCAGGGCATCAACCAGTACCTCTCGGGCTACCTCGAGGCCCAGAACATGCGCATCCGCCCGGAGGCCATCGAGTTCGAGCGCCACGCCCCGCGGACGGCCAGTCGCGGCGAGACGCTCGTCGAGTACCCGGACCTCGTCCACTCCTACGGCGAGGGGGAGTTCACCCTCGAGGTCGAAGCCGGCGAGATTCGCAAGAACGAGGTGCTCGGCATCGTCGGGCCGAACGGTATCGGGAAGTCGACGTTCGCCAAACTGCTCACCGGAAAGCTCGAAGCGACGGAGGGCGACCTCGACACGAACCTCGACATCGCCTACAAGCCCCAGTACGTCGACATCGACCAGCCGATGCGCGTCGACGCCTTTTTGGCATCGATCACCGACCAGTTCGGCTCCTCGTACTGGGAGACCGAAATCGCCCAGCCGCTCCAGCTAGAGCGCATCATGGAGCAGAACCTCACCGACCTCTCGGGCGGGGAGCGCCAGCGCGTCGCCATCGCGGCCTGTCTCTCGAAGGACGCCGACCTCTACCTGCTCGACGAACCCTCCGCACATCTGGACGTCGAACAGCGGGTGCTCGCCACCCGCGCCATCCGTCGCTACACGGAGAACCACGACGCGACGGCGATGGTCATCGACCACGACATCTACATGATCGACCTGCTGTCGGACCGCCTGATGGTGTTCGACGGCGAACCCGCTGTGCGCGGCGAGACGTCGCCCCCCGTCGGGATGCGCGAGGGGATGAACCGGTTCCTCGCGAACCTCGACATCACCTTCCGGCGCGACCAGCGGACGAGTCGCCCGCGCATCAACAAGCCCGGGTCGCAACTCGACCGCGAGCAGAAGAACGCGGGCGAGTACTACTACGCGCCGGACAGCGACGACGAGGAGTAGGGAGGTTCAGAGCGTCCGGATGACGCGAGAACCTCCGAAGTACGAGCGGGGAGCGATAGCGACCCGCGAGTAGCGCGGTTCGGAGGATTCGAGAGCCCGAGAACCGCGGAAACCGAGCGGGGAGCGATAGCGACCCGCGAGGAGTAGACGCTGGGCGGCACAGCGAG
Proteins encoded:
- a CDS encoding ribosome biogenesis/translation initiation ATPase RLI is translated as MAEDSIAVVDLDRCSPDRCNYECANFCPPNRTGKECITQRGEDAVDGDPDQIRISEDICLGESCGICVVKCPFDAIEIINLPQELDESPVHRYGENAFALYGLPAPQEGQVTGILGPNGIGKTTAVRILADEITPNLGDYTATPDWEAVIDEYRGTELQNFLEDVQAGDVTVARKPQYVDKIPSRFDGNTRQLLESTDERGVMEELVERLSIGPVVDQPIDTLSGGELQRVALAATLARDADFYFLDEVTPYLDIGQRVTAARLVRELAEEGDRSMLVVEHDLAVLDLLADSVHLAYGEPGAYGVITPPKSTRQGINQYLSGYLEAQNMRIRPEAIEFERHAPRTASRGETLVEYPDLVHSYGEGEFTLEVEAGEIRKNEVLGIVGPNGIGKSTFAKLLTGKLEATEGDLDTNLDIAYKPQYVDIDQPMRVDAFLASITDQFGSSYWETEIAQPLQLERIMEQNLTDLSGGERQRVAIAACLSKDADLYLLDEPSAHLDVEQRVLATRAIRRYTENHDATAMVIDHDIYMIDLLSDRLMVFDGEPAVRGETSPPVGMREGMNRFLANLDITFRRDQRTSRPRINKPGSQLDREQKNAGEYYYAPDSDDEE